A stretch of the Desulforegula conservatrix Mb1Pa genome encodes the following:
- a CDS encoding DUF4824 family protein codes for MNQINQMNSKNLFMAGAFIVLVINAIVLSGVAYNRSGEPESVITLSGREMEVSRSYTSDFKNSGISLRINWRALGKEKDTDERYYYTDWRAPIWLDEKKLTELGFDINRYAKRNTNHYQDLPEKEVCLVLENNGEAYREAVKRSEKTLASAEAKLKENPNSKDLIDRRKSAEEELKNEIKSRSRLFVIDAGLEASALRSKYQDKNRYMITKGIVRPGYDYSDEKATKRLTGWISRLGVVSLHLPLEYEKKLESFKNSKMNEDCGKYSEYQCYEIELFYGKRLEPWINSIKESGRPS; via the coding sequence ATGAACCAGATTAATCAGATGAACTCGAAAAATCTTTTCATGGCAGGAGCCTTTATTGTTCTTGTAATAAATGCCATCGTTCTTTCAGGTGTTGCCTACAACAGATCAGGAGAGCCTGAATCAGTCATAACTCTTTCTGGCAGGGAGATGGAAGTTAGCAGATCCTATACTTCGGATTTTAAAAACAGCGGAATTTCACTTCGGATAAACTGGCGGGCCCTTGGCAAGGAAAAAGATACGGACGAAAGATATTATTATACTGACTGGAGAGCGCCCATCTGGCTTGACGAAAAAAAGCTGACAGAGCTTGGGTTTGACATCAATAGATATGCAAAGCGGAATACAAATCATTATCAGGATCTGCCGGAAAAGGAAGTCTGCCTTGTTCTTGAAAATAACGGCGAAGCATACAGGGAAGCTGTGAAAAGATCTGAAAAAACATTGGCTTCTGCTGAAGCAAAACTGAAGGAAAATCCGAACAGCAAGGATCTGATTGACCGCCGCAAATCAGCTGAAGAAGAGCTGAAAAACGAAATCAAATCCAGATCACGCCTTTTCGTAATCGACGCAGGACTTGAAGCTTCTGCACTCAGATCAAAATATCAGGACAAAAACAGATATATGATCACAAAAGGTATCGTAAGACCGGGTTATGATTACAGTGATGAAAAAGCCACCAAACGCCTGACAGGCTGGATTTCAAGACTTGGAGTGGTATCTCTCCATCTGCCCCTTGAATATGAGAAAAAGCTGGAATCATTCAAAAACTCAAAAATGAATGAGGACTGCGGAAAGTATTCCGAATATCAATGCTATGAAATAGAACTTTTTTACGGAAAAAGATTAGAGCCGTGGATTAATTCAATCAAAGAATCTGGGCGGCCTTCTTGA
- a CDS encoding DEAD/DEAH box helicase, with the protein MSLQSSGLSGGLCLAADELGYKELFPIQRDAIPVILAGKDLAVAVQTGSGKTAAFLLPLLQRLSEQKAVKSSSVRVLVLVPTRELALQVAEAAKVFCRYIPEKIKITAVHGGVSINPQLKSVSTGADILVATPGRLIDVVNNNAARLSHVETLVLDEADRMLDLGFKDELAIILGMLPSKRQNLLFSATLGSKIEIPGMDFLKEAVKIGIEEPETPPEPVEQIVYTVDQNSKGLLLRHMIKNGGWTQVLVFVSSKRRADNVTRKLITNGISAEALHGDKSQGARNGALTRFKQGKTRVLVATDLASRGLDIEQLPYVVNYELPRSAADYIHRIGRTGRAGMKGVAVTLLSEDDYQHMKLIEKRMGKKPEYIDSASIRF; encoded by the coding sequence TTGTCATTACAGTCTTCAGGCTTGTCTGGCGGCCTTTGCCTTGCCGCAGATGAACTCGGCTACAAGGAACTCTTTCCGATCCAGAGAGATGCCATTCCTGTGATTCTTGCAGGAAAAGACCTTGCAGTGGCGGTTCAGACAGGTTCCGGAAAGACTGCGGCTTTTTTGCTTCCGCTTTTGCAGCGCCTGTCTGAACAAAAAGCTGTCAAATCATCATCGGTGCGGGTTCTTGTACTCGTTCCGACAAGGGAACTTGCTCTGCAGGTGGCCGAGGCTGCAAAGGTATTCTGCCGTTATATCCCTGAAAAAATTAAGATTACGGCTGTTCATGGAGGCGTTTCTATAAATCCTCAATTGAAAAGCGTCAGCACTGGCGCGGATATTCTTGTCGCAACACCGGGCAGGTTAATTGATGTTGTGAATAATAACGCTGCCAGGCTTTCTCATGTAGAAACCCTGGTTCTCGATGAAGCAGACAGGATGCTCGACCTCGGATTCAAGGACGAACTCGCTATTATCCTCGGGATGCTTCCTTCCAAAAGACAGAATCTCCTGTTTTCAGCAACACTTGGAAGCAAGATTGAAATTCCAGGCATGGATTTTTTAAAAGAGGCCGTGAAAATAGGTATCGAAGAACCTGAAACTCCTCCTGAACCTGTTGAACAGATTGTCTATACTGTCGATCAGAACAGCAAAGGCCTGCTTCTCCGCCATATGATAAAAAATGGAGGATGGACTCAGGTTCTTGTTTTTGTGTCCTCAAAGCGGAGGGCGGATAATGTTACAAGAAAACTTATAACAAACGGAATAAGCGCTGAAGCATTGCATGGAGATAAAAGTCAGGGCGCGCGCAACGGAGCTTTAACCCGTTTCAAACAGGGAAAAACCAGGGTGCTTGTGGCGACGGATCTTGCTTCAAGGGGGCTTGATATTGAACAGCTACCATATGTCGTTAATTATGAGCTTCCAAGATCCGCAGCTGATTATATCCACCGCATAGGGCGTACAGGAAGGGCGGGCATGAAAGGAGTTGCAGTGACTCTTTTATCCGAGGATGATTATCAGCATATGAAGCTGATTGAAAAACGAATGGGGAAAAAGCCCGAGTATATTGATTCCGCAAGTATTCGTTTTTAG
- a CDS encoding phosphatidylserine decarboxylase: MNYHHYYIDRHTGGAVMEKLAADAIVRFLYSPVREKSEKMFRMITSPGYSDFIAKFNYDFPFLGRRQAGQMAKKLGIDLPECLEDPGYFDSARKLFERKIRYCETRPMPENHDSIVSPADSRVITGSLLETEDIFIKDKFFTVGELMGKSIWAERFADGDFAVFRLTPDKYHYNHMPVSGRILDFYEIDGGFHSCNPCAIVSMVTPYSKNRRFVTLIDTDVEAGSGVGIVAMIEVVALMIGDVVQCYSEEGYDSPTPVTSGLYVKKGCPKSLFRPGSSTDILLFEKGRIRFSDDIIANLFRPGVQSRFSIGFRQPLVETDVRVRSEIAVAIK; encoded by the coding sequence ATGAATTATCATCATTACTATATTGACAGACATACAGGCGGGGCTGTCATGGAAAAACTGGCTGCGGATGCTATTGTTCGCTTTCTTTACTCGCCTGTAAGGGAAAAATCAGAGAAGATGTTCAGAATGATTACCTCTCCCGGATACTCTGATTTCATAGCCAAATTCAATTATGACTTTCCGTTTTTGGGCAGGAGACAGGCCGGGCAGATGGCAAAAAAGCTCGGAATAGACCTTCCTGAATGTCTTGAAGATCCAGGCTACTTTGATTCAGCCAGAAAACTCTTTGAAAGAAAAATTAGATACTGCGAAACAAGACCCATGCCAGAAAATCATGACTCAATCGTTTCTCCGGCAGACAGCAGGGTGATTACCGGATCGCTTCTCGAGACCGAAGATATATTTATTAAGGATAAGTTTTTCACTGTCGGAGAACTTATGGGTAAAAGCATCTGGGCAGAGAGATTTGCCGATGGTGATTTTGCCGTATTCAGGCTGACACCGGACAAATATCATTATAATCACATGCCGGTTTCAGGAAGGATTCTGGATTTCTATGAAATAGACGGTGGTTTTCATTCGTGTAATCCCTGCGCCATCGTTTCAATGGTCACGCCTTATTCAAAAAACAGGCGCTTTGTTACCTTGATCGACACAGATGTCGAAGCCGGAAGCGGAGTCGGGATTGTTGCCATGATCGAAGTTGTGGCCCTCATGATAGGAGATGTTGTCCAGTGTTACAGCGAGGAAGGATATGATTCTCCAACGCCTGTGACGTCAGGGCTTTATGTGAAAAAAGGCTGTCCAAAGAGCCTTTTTCGTCCGGGAAGCTCCACTGACATACTTCTTTTTGAAAAAGGCAGAATCAGATTTTCTGACGACATAATAGCAAACCTTTTCAGGCCTGGTGTGCAAAGCCGTTTTTCCATCGGCTTCAGGCAGCCTCTTGTGGAAACAGATGTCAGGGTAAGGTCTGAAATAGCTGTGGCAATAAAATAA
- a CDS encoding GGDEF domain-containing protein, which translates to MIPLNDSFWINALSKVSYAFQPIVNIHSGICYGYEALLRGWQEAGFNSIASVFDMAHEEKCLHNVELSLRAKAVSTFSKIPASVRGNAKLFLNLDPRVLASGDYKPGNTLQILKDFNLPKDIVCFEISERIDPNASAMMEVLTKYRFQGFRIAMDDFGTGFSGLKMLYYTEPDFIKIDRFFINEMEKDARKRLFVSKIVEIAHILGSMVIAEGVETEAEYYICRKIGCDLVQGYFVQRPQLDLSVLSDNYFHIGALAKKDRRQNTSLDSQLINNETAMIPAVSINDDIFSIFQKFRQDLIKDQTYSFFPILDVSGEPIGIIQEKSLKDYAYSRYGVSLLQNPSVSKNIQKFVTKYPVADIHSPISRILEIYSQDQNIEGIIMVDRMRYAGFLSASSLLKIINEKNIETARDQNPLSGLPGNTVIYEYVSNAMEDLKSFHFFVYFDFDHFKAYNDTYGFRSGDRVILLFADILKKLRSEIGIFTGHIGGDDFFVGIENMSLSEATEMVRNIIETFRKNVESFYEPTAIKSGFIEAKDRNGNMSRFPLMTVSAVLLKIQGNRRNNYSSEEVSNVIAKLKPVAKSREDKLCIACIENCTDAFRELSN; encoded by the coding sequence ATGATACCGCTCAATGATTCTTTCTGGATCAACGCCCTTTCAAAGGTCAGCTATGCTTTCCAGCCCATAGTAAACATTCATTCCGGAATATGTTACGGATACGAGGCTCTCCTCAGGGGCTGGCAAGAAGCTGGTTTCAACTCGATAGCATCGGTTTTTGATATGGCTCATGAAGAAAAATGCCTTCACAATGTTGAGCTTAGCCTTAGAGCAAAAGCAGTCAGCACATTTTCAAAAATACCTGCATCCGTGAGGGGCAATGCAAAACTCTTCCTTAATCTCGATCCCCGTGTTCTTGCCTCAGGAGATTACAAGCCTGGAAACACACTTCAAATACTAAAAGATTTCAATCTTCCCAAGGACATTGTCTGTTTTGAAATATCCGAACGAATAGATCCTAATGCGTCCGCCATGATGGAAGTTCTTACAAAATACAGATTCCAAGGGTTCAGAATTGCTATGGACGATTTTGGAACCGGTTTTTCAGGCCTCAAGATGCTTTATTACACAGAGCCTGATTTCATAAAGATTGACAGATTTTTTATAAATGAGATGGAGAAAGATGCAAGGAAGCGACTGTTTGTTTCAAAAATAGTCGAGATAGCTCATATTCTTGGCAGCATGGTCATAGCCGAAGGTGTGGAAACAGAGGCGGAATATTATATATGCAGAAAAATAGGCTGTGATCTTGTCCAGGGATATTTTGTACAAAGGCCGCAGCTTGATCTGAGTGTTCTTTCAGATAATTATTTCCATATTGGCGCACTTGCCAAAAAGGACAGACGCCAGAATACGTCCTTGGACAGCCAACTCATAAATAATGAAACAGCCATGATACCTGCCGTATCAATTAATGATGATATCTTCAGTATTTTCCAGAAATTCCGCCAAGACCTGATCAAGGACCAGACATATTCATTCTTCCCCATTCTTGATGTTTCAGGCGAGCCAATCGGAATAATTCAGGAAAAAAGTCTCAAGGATTACGCATATTCAAGATACGGAGTCTCCCTTTTACAAAATCCTTCGGTGTCAAAGAATATCCAGAAATTTGTAACAAAATACCCGGTTGCTGACATTCATTCACCAATCAGCAGAATTCTTGAGATCTATTCCCAGGATCAGAATATTGAAGGCATAATTATGGTGGACAGAATGAGATATGCCGGATTCCTGAGCGCTTCTTCACTCCTTAAAATCATTAATGAAAAAAATATCGAAACGGCAAGGGACCAGAATCCTTTATCAGGTTTGCCTGGCAACACGGTCATTTACGAATATGTGTCAAACGCCATGGAAGATCTGAAATCATTTCATTTTTTTGTGTATTTCGATTTTGATCATTTTAAAGCTTATAATGATACCTATGGCTTTAGAAGCGGAGACAGAGTGATCCTTTTATTTGCTGATATATTAAAGAAGCTCAGATCCGAAATCGGGATTTTTACGGGTCATATAGGAGGGGATGATTTTTTCGTAGGTATCGAAAATATGAGTCTTTCCGAGGCTACCGAAATGGTTAGGAACATCATTGAAACCTTCAGAAAAAATGTTGAGAGTTTCTATGAACCAACCGCCATTAAAAGCGGCTTTATAGAGGCAAAAGACAGAAACGGAAATATGTCAAGATTCCCCCTGATGACAGTAAGCGCCGTGCTTTTGAAGATCCAGGGGAACCGCAGAAACAATTATTCCTCGGAAGAGGTTTCAAATGTCATAGCCAAACTAAAGCCTGTTGCCAAAAGCAGGGAGGATAAGTTGTGCATTGCCTGCATCGAGAATTGCACGGATGCTTTCAGGGAACTTTCGAATTAA
- a CDS encoding NAD(P)/FAD-dependent oxidoreductase → MDLIIRNLRIPIEKDGMDEYIKAASEKLQLNPDNIAISKILSKSLDSSNHEQFYYIISFVVNISGSFENKQNLPVYTEQPEAIRKTNIKDRPIIIGFGPAGMFAAIELIDYGIKPLIFERGKNIEERSIDVQRFIQDRELDPESNIQFGEGGAGSYSDGKLFSRRNNNTSHVNRVLNTFIKFGAPEEIAYISKPHLGTDVLCSIVGNIRRYILERGGEIFFDSKMTDILISDGKASGVIINGENEYLSSGIFIALGHSARDTFEMMHKKGIAIEQKPISVGVRIEHPVDTINLIRYGNKYKNFKGLGAATYSLNYTNRKIRRGVYTFCMCPGGEVINASSEQGMMVVNGMSYSQRSSAFSNSAMIVTCHTDDYESTCPLAGIEFQKSIERKAFKAGGGRWEVPAQNLMDFLEGKNSAALNDNSYKMGAVPADMKDIFPEFIINELLAAFEKWKEEVPLFISNQAILLGAETRASSPVLIKRNEKFESVNTKNIYPIGEGSGYTGGITSSAADAVKAVEAYISKINEKLSITHIA, encoded by the coding sequence TTGGATCTTATAATCAGAAATTTGCGTATTCCCATAGAAAAAGACGGGATGGATGAATATATAAAGGCCGCTTCTGAAAAGCTGCAATTAAACCCAGATAATATTGCAATCTCGAAAATCCTGAGTAAATCACTTGATTCCAGCAACCATGAACAATTCTATTATATTATCTCTTTCGTCGTAAATATTTCAGGCAGTTTCGAGAACAAGCAAAACCTTCCTGTATACACAGAACAACCGGAAGCGATCAGAAAGACAAACATAAAGGACAGACCGATAATAATTGGTTTTGGCCCGGCAGGAATGTTTGCTGCCATAGAACTCATCGATTATGGAATCAAACCATTAATCTTTGAAAGAGGCAAAAATATAGAAGAGCGCTCCATTGATGTTCAAAGATTTATTCAAGACAGGGAATTAGACCCGGAATCGAATATCCAGTTCGGCGAAGGCGGAGCAGGTTCATATTCGGACGGCAAGCTGTTTTCCAGAAGAAATAACAATACGAGCCATGTGAATCGGGTATTAAATACCTTTATAAAATTTGGAGCGCCCGAAGAAATTGCCTACATCAGCAAGCCCCATCTTGGCACTGATGTGCTTTGTTCAATAGTCGGCAATATAAGACGCTATATCCTTGAAAGAGGCGGCGAGATATTTTTTGACTCAAAAATGACGGATATCCTGATCTCGGATGGCAAGGCTTCGGGCGTAATCATAAATGGAGAAAATGAATATCTATCTTCAGGTATTTTTATCGCACTCGGTCATTCTGCCCGGGATACTTTTGAGATGATGCATAAAAAAGGTATCGCAATTGAGCAGAAACCCATTTCAGTTGGTGTGAGAATCGAGCATCCTGTCGACACCATCAACCTTATCAGATACGGCAATAAATATAAGAACTTCAAAGGTTTGGGAGCAGCCACATATTCTTTGAATTACACGAACCGGAAGATCAGGAGGGGAGTATATACTTTCTGCATGTGCCCGGGAGGCGAGGTAATCAATGCTTCATCAGAACAAGGCATGATGGTTGTAAATGGGATGAGTTATTCTCAGAGATCTTCGGCATTTTCAAATTCTGCAATGATTGTAACCTGCCATACGGACGATTATGAATCAACCTGCCCATTGGCAGGTATAGAATTCCAAAAGAGTATCGAAAGAAAGGCCTTTAAAGCAGGAGGAGGAAGATGGGAGGTGCCTGCCCAGAATCTTATGGATTTTTTAGAAGGGAAAAATTCAGCCGCTTTAAATGATAATTCATACAAGATGGGCGCTGTTCCAGCTGATATGAAAGACATTTTCCCTGAATTCATAATCAATGAGCTGCTGGCCGCGTTTGAAAAATGGAAAGAAGAAGTTCCTTTGTTTATTTCGAATCAGGCCATATTATTAGGCGCTGAAACTAGAGCCTCATCTCCGGTGCTGATCAAACGCAATGAAAAATTTGAATCTGTAAACACAAAGAACATATATCCGATAGGCGAAGGTTCGGGTTATACTGGAGGCATAACAAGCTCTGCGGCAGATGCTGTAAAGGCTGTGGAAGCGTATATATCTAAAATCAATGAAAAACTGTCGATAACTCACATTGCATAA
- a CDS encoding prolipoprotein diacylglyceryl transferase family protein, which produces MENLIFTFALIVTLGILFSWAFRTLPREEWQFLATAHPKKNGPDSWTGVNYTFYGFFSATGYTAAVLLAFILMASVSITPGAAMVLATTLLLVCMPSAKWVARIVEGKAHTLTIGGASFVGIVSAPWIIWAVSVLLRKNGYQTELPVWPIMAAMGTSYVLGESIGRLACISFGCCYGKSLSDCPAPVARLFSSFSMVFHGKTKKSSYESGLEGVKLFPVQAVSAVVLGLTAAACVFLFLEGKFGLSLALSIGVSQIWRVSSEFLRADFRGDKKITPYQIMAAVSVIYILILLFVAPWPDINMKPLIAKAFPLVWDPGVIVFLLLLWIVSFVYTGRSSVTTSKISFDVARDKI; this is translated from the coding sequence ATGGAAAATCTAATTTTTACATTTGCTTTGATTGTGACGCTTGGGATTCTTTTTTCTTGGGCTTTCAGAACGCTTCCCCGTGAAGAATGGCAATTTCTGGCAACTGCCCACCCCAAAAAGAATGGCCCTGATTCCTGGACAGGAGTGAATTATACTTTTTACGGCTTTTTTTCTGCAACAGGTTATACTGCGGCGGTTCTTCTGGCCTTTATCCTGATGGCCTCTGTGTCCATAACTCCGGGAGCTGCAATGGTTTTAGCAACAACGCTTCTTCTTGTCTGCATGCCATCGGCAAAATGGGTGGCCCGCATTGTCGAAGGCAAGGCCCACACACTTACAATTGGAGGCGCGTCATTCGTCGGGATTGTTTCTGCGCCCTGGATTATCTGGGCGGTTTCGGTTCTTCTTAGAAAAAATGGTTACCAGACCGAGCTTCCTGTATGGCCGATAATGGCAGCCATGGGTACTTCCTACGTCCTTGGAGAGAGCATTGGCAGGCTTGCCTGCATAAGTTTCGGATGCTGTTATGGAAAAAGTCTTTCTGACTGTCCTGCTCCTGTTGCCAGGCTATTTTCATCATTTTCAATGGTTTTTCATGGCAAAACCAAAAAGTCATCCTATGAGTCCGGGCTTGAAGGTGTCAAACTCTTTCCTGTCCAGGCAGTGTCGGCTGTTGTTCTTGGTCTGACCGCGGCAGCCTGCGTCTTTCTTTTTCTTGAAGGAAAGTTTGGTCTTTCCCTTGCTCTAAGCATCGGTGTTTCCCAGATCTGGAGAGTATCATCAGAATTTCTAAGAGCCGATTTCAGGGGCGATAAAAAAATCACGCCATACCAGATCATGGCCGCAGTTTCTGTTATTTACATCCTCATCCTTCTTTTTGTGGCACCATGGCCTGATATTAACATGAAGCCACTAATCGCCAAGGCCTTTCCCCTGGTCTGGGATCCGGGCGTTATTGTGTTTCTTCTTCTTCTGTGGATAGTTTCTTTTGTCTATACTGGCAGAAGCAGCGTAACCACTTCAAAGATATCCTTTGACGTGGCAAGGGACAAAATTTGA
- a CDS encoding VF530 family protein, whose translation MTEVKSKDPLQGVTLERIITDLHENYGWEALAEKVHVRCFEENPSIMSSLKFLRRTPWARTKVERLYVQMVKRKGSKPVQNIEG comes from the coding sequence ATGACAGAAGTAAAAAGCAAGGATCCTCTCCAGGGTGTAACTCTTGAGCGGATAATTACAGATCTGCATGAGAATTACGGATGGGAGGCCCTGGCTGAAAAAGTTCATGTCCGCTGTTTTGAGGAGAATCCATCCATCATGTCAAGCCTGAAATTTTTGAGACGAACTCCCTGGGCCAGAACCAAAGTTGAGCGTTTATATGTCCAGATGGTCAAGCGTAAGGGTTCTAAACCCGTTCAAAATATCGAAGGGTAG
- a CDS encoding PEGA domain-containing protein, with amino-acid sequence MMKSNSKKCLINNVKFLLCILLFAGCATIINRTEQSVSINSTPIDAIVQINGNDVGKTPWTGSVSRKDSMQATIKKEGYNPQIINLEGRLSGWFWGNIISGGFCGSGTDAISGGAYEYSPSSYHVALEPINKNEKVVIESQSRLKRYILANWSDIGSELVSKPAERVDALREIMGYSNKPLPDFAKMINTDYLSSKEPDEFAEKMLLISK; translated from the coding sequence ATGATGAAGTCGAATAGTAAAAAATGCCTCATAAATAATGTAAAATTTCTTTTATGTATTTTGTTATTCGCAGGTTGTGCAACTATTATTAATAGGACAGAACAAAGCGTTTCCATAAATTCCACACCTATAGACGCTATAGTACAAATTAATGGAAATGACGTTGGCAAAACCCCTTGGACGGGATCAGTTTCTCGAAAAGATTCAATGCAGGCAACAATCAAAAAGGAAGGTTACAACCCTCAAATTATCAATCTGGAAGGACGCTTATCTGGCTGGTTCTGGGGGAATATAATAAGTGGGGGTTTTTGTGGGTCAGGAACGGATGCAATATCTGGAGGAGCTTATGAATATTCTCCAAGTTCGTATCATGTAGCTCTTGAGCCCATAAACAAAAATGAAAAGGTAGTAATTGAATCTCAATCTAGGCTCAAACGCTATATTCTGGCAAACTGGAGCGATATCGGATCAGAATTGGTTTCCAAGCCTGCTGAAAGAGTCGATGCTCTCAGAGAAATTATGGGGTATTCAAACAAGCCTCTCCCAGACTTCGCAAAAATGATTAATACTGATTATTTATCGAGTAAAGAACCAGATGAATTTGCAGAAAAAATGTTGCTTATTTCTAAATAA
- a CDS encoding methyl-accepting chemotaxis protein translates to MKIRSKITSLVCITAIAISVVSVFLYYRSITRNTEAEITHLRGLMEKERETQLRDLGDSAYAVAASSNFYTDAIAAIEGMRFGPEHSGYFVVMDFSGIIYVHPGLPEAKNKKRIDFKDSEGREIFREIIERAKTEDNGFITHKWPRKDGSEPVQKLTYFRVFMEWKWVICSSLYMDDINGIVKNRLDEVEKQKRKSLIFFFSMVASGLVIVIILADFIARRIVVPLNLASDTIKGIASGNADLTTRFPVKTKDEAGELIEGVNQLLENTVQIIQAIKGNAGTLHASSIQFNDVSSVLIDAADDASQKCGQVSTEALNLREHIMLVSSTSSKTEANLSGARILADSLSQKMAEISESAGQATQIVNSAVEEAGAMSESFKSLGESAMEINQVTDLISEISDQTSLLALNATIESARAGEAGRGFAVVAGEIKKLSQETRDATETIRDRIERIRDDVVNAVKKIGSMSDTIKNVDSIVSYINQSVERHGGSMRSMSESMLVLSGEMIMLKDQSEISLKASESMVANLSEVNETAERIASSGRTIAGDADGVKRLAGRLVRWLGNFQI, encoded by the coding sequence TTGAAAATAAGAAGCAAAATCACATCACTTGTCTGCATTACGGCAATCGCTATTTCGGTTGTGTCTGTTTTTCTCTACTACAGGTCAATCACCAGAAATACAGAGGCTGAAATTACCCATCTCAGAGGCCTCATGGAAAAAGAGAGGGAGACCCAGCTAAGGGATCTCGGCGACTCTGCTTATGCAGTTGCGGCATCCTCCAATTTTTATACTGACGCAATTGCTGCAATTGAAGGCATGAGATTCGGGCCAGAACATTCAGGTTACTTTGTTGTCATGGACTTTTCAGGTATCATCTATGTTCATCCGGGACTCCCTGAAGCAAAAAATAAAAAAAGGATTGATTTCAAGGATTCGGAAGGCAGGGAAATTTTCAGGGAGATAATAGAGAGAGCTAAAACGGAAGACAATGGCTTTATTACTCACAAATGGCCCCGCAAAGATGGTTCGGAGCCTGTTCAGAAATTAACCTATTTCAGGGTTTTTATGGAATGGAAATGGGTAATATGTTCAAGCCTTTATATGGATGATATTAATGGAATAGTTAAAAACAGACTCGATGAGGTAGAAAAGCAGAAAAGGAAAAGCCTGATTTTCTTTTTTTCCATGGTCGCGTCAGGTCTTGTGATCGTTATCATTCTGGCCGATTTTATCGCCCGCAGAATAGTCGTACCTTTGAATCTTGCATCTGACACAATTAAAGGGATTGCTTCCGGCAATGCTGATCTGACTACAAGGTTTCCTGTAAAGACAAAGGACGAGGCTGGCGAGCTTATTGAAGGAGTCAACCAACTTCTTGAAAATACGGTTCAGATTATCCAGGCAATCAAAGGAAATGCAGGAACCCTTCACGCGTCCTCTATTCAATTCAATGATGTATCATCCGTTCTTATAGATGCCGCAGATGATGCCAGCCAGAAATGCGGCCAGGTTTCGACAGAGGCTCTTAATCTGCGGGAGCATATAATGCTTGTCAGCAGTACATCTTCAAAAACGGAAGCCAATCTTTCAGGTGCCAGAATCCTTGCGGACAGCCTTAGTCAAAAAATGGCAGAAATATCTGAAAGCGCAGGTCAGGCCACGCAAATTGTAAATTCAGCTGTAGAAGAAGCCGGTGCCATGTCCGAGTCTTTCAAAAGCCTTGGCGAATCAGCGATGGAGATAAACCAGGTCACGGATCTTATTTCTGAAATATCTGATCAGACATCTCTTCTTGCACTTAATGCAACCATTGAATCAGCAAGGGCAGGGGAGGCAGGCAGGGGATTTGCAGTTGTTGCCGGAGAAATCAAGAAATTGTCCCAGGAAACAAGGGATGCCACCGAAACCATCAGGGACAGGATAGAGAGAATCAGGGATGATGTTGTAAATGCGGTGAAAAAAATAGGAAGCATGTCTGATACAATTAAAAATGTGGATTCCATAGTCTCTTACATCAACCAGTCTGTGGAAAGACATGGCGGTTCGATGAGATCCATGTCTGAAAGCATGCTTGTTCTGTCCGGAGAAATGATAATGCTTAAAGATCAGTCTGAAATAAGCCTCAAGGCTTCGGAAAGCATGGTGGCAAATCTTTCCGAAGTAAATGAAACAGCAGAAAGAATAGCTTCAAGCGGACGTACTATTGCTGGTGACGCTGATGGGGTAAAACGTCTTGCAGGACGTCTTGTGCGATGGCTTGGAAATTTTCAGATATGA